One region of Streptomyces davaonensis JCM 4913 genomic DNA includes:
- the nrdR gene encoding transcriptional regulator NrdR has translation MHCPFCRHPDSRVVDSRTTDDGTSIRRRRQCPDCSRRFTTVETCSLMVVKRSGVTEPFSRTKVINGVRKACQGRPVTEDALAQLGQRVEEAVRATGSAELTTHDVGLAILGPLQELDLVAYLRFASVYRAFDSLEDFEAAITELRQTVRPAADDDDRDDTGAGSQEDDRGSGGTAQVPVPANAAD, from the coding sequence ATGCACTGCCCCTTCTGCCGGCACCCCGACAGCCGTGTGGTCGACAGTCGTACGACCGACGACGGCACGTCGATCCGCAGGCGCCGCCAGTGCCCTGACTGCTCCCGTCGTTTCACGACCGTGGAGACGTGCTCGCTCATGGTGGTGAAGCGGTCCGGAGTCACCGAGCCGTTCAGTCGTACCAAGGTCATCAACGGCGTGCGCAAGGCATGCCAGGGACGGCCTGTCACCGAGGACGCGCTCGCCCAGCTCGGCCAACGGGTCGAGGAGGCGGTGCGGGCCACCGGGAGCGCCGAGCTGACCACCCACGACGTGGGGCTGGCCATACTCGGCCCGCTTCAGGAGCTCGACCTCGTCGCCTATCTGCGATTCGCCTCCGTCTACCGGGCGTTCGACTCGCTGGAGGACTTCGAGGCCGCCATCACGGAACTCAGGCAGACGGTGCGCCCCGCCGCGGACGACGACGACCGCGACGACACGGGTGCGGGGAGCCAGGAAGACGATCGCGGGTCCGGAGGG
- the lexA gene encoding transcriptional repressor LexA has product MTTTADSATITAQDRPQGRLEPVHAMNEAANPEGHKRSLPGRPPGIRADSSGLTDRQRRVIEVIRDSVQRRGYPPSMREIGQAVGLSSTSSVAHQLMALERKGFLRRDPHRPRAYEVRGSDQAASVQPTDTAGKPAASYVPLVGRIAAGGPILAEESVEDVFPLPRQLVGDGELFVLKVVGDSMIEAAICDGDWVTVRRQPVAENGDIVAAMLDGEATVKRFKREDGHVWLLPHNSAYEPIPGDDATILGKVVAVLRRV; this is encoded by the coding sequence GTGACCACCACCGCAGACAGTGCCACCATCACTGCCCAGGACCGCCCCCAGGGCCGACTCGAGCCGGTGCATGCGATGAACGAAGCCGCGAATCCCGAGGGGCACAAGCGCTCCCTGCCGGGCCGACCTCCGGGGATCCGAGCGGACAGCTCCGGACTCACCGACCGGCAGCGCCGGGTCATCGAGGTCATCAGGGACTCCGTGCAGCGGCGCGGCTACCCGCCGTCGATGCGCGAGATCGGCCAGGCCGTCGGCCTCTCCAGCACCTCCTCGGTCGCACATCAGCTGATGGCACTGGAGCGCAAGGGCTTCCTCAGGCGCGACCCGCACCGCCCGCGCGCGTACGAGGTGCGCGGCTCCGACCAGGCCGCCTCGGTGCAGCCCACGGACACCGCCGGCAAGCCCGCCGCGTCGTACGTCCCGCTGGTCGGCCGGATCGCCGCCGGTGGCCCGATCCTCGCGGAGGAGTCCGTCGAGGACGTCTTCCCGCTCCCCCGCCAGCTGGTCGGTGACGGCGAGCTGTTCGTCCTGAAGGTCGTCGGCGACTCGATGATCGAGGCCGCGATCTGTGACGGCGACTGGGTCACGGTCCGCCGCCAGCCCGTCGCCGAGAACGGCGACATCGTGGCCGCGATGCTCGACGGCGAGGCCACCGTCAAGCGCTTCAAGCGCGAGGACGGCCACGTCTGGCTTCTCCCGCACAACTCCGCGTACGAGCCGATCCCCGGCGACGACGCGACCATTCTCGGCAAGGTGGTGGCGGTGCTGCGGCGCGTGTGA
- a CDS encoding ATP-dependent DNA helicase, protein MTKPSLPELLHAAVTAVGGTERPGQVTMAEAVAEAIDDGSHLLVQAGTGTGKSLGYLVPALAHGERVVVATATLALQRQLVERDLPRTVDALHPLLRRRPEFAMLKGRSNYLCLHRLHEGVPQDEEEGLFDQFEAAAPTSKLGQDLLRLRDWSDETETGDRDNLTPGVSDRAWAQVSVSSRECLGATKCAYGAECFAEMARERAKLAEVVVTNHALLAIDAIEGAPVLPQHEVLIVDEAHELVSRVTGVATGELTPGQVNRAVRRAAKLVNEKAADQLQTAAEGFERLMELALPGRLEEIPEDLGYALMALRDACRTVISAIGATRDKSVQDEDAVRKQALASVETVHDVSERITNGSEWDVVWYERHDRFGASLRVAPMSVSGLLREKLFADRSVVLTSATLKLGGDFNGVGASLGLAPEGTEGDDLPQWKGVDVGSPFDYPKQGILYVAKHLSRPARDGDRADMLDELTELIQAAGGRTLGLFSSMRAAQLAAEELRSRIPEFPILLQGEETLGELIKNFAADPRTCLFGTLSLWQGVDVPGPSCQLVVMDKIPFPRPDDPLMSARQKAVEDAGGNGFMAVAATHAALLMAQGAGRLVRASGDRGVVAVLDQRLATARYGSYLKASLPDFWYTTDRNQVRRSLAAIDAAAQKAEAQAGDE, encoded by the coding sequence ATGACGAAGCCCTCACTCCCCGAACTCCTGCACGCTGCCGTCACTGCCGTCGGCGGTACGGAGCGCCCCGGCCAGGTGACCATGGCCGAAGCCGTCGCGGAGGCGATCGACGACGGTTCGCATCTGCTGGTCCAGGCCGGCACCGGCACCGGAAAGTCCCTGGGCTATCTGGTTCCCGCACTCGCGCACGGGGAGCGAGTCGTCGTCGCGACGGCCACCCTGGCCCTCCAGCGCCAGCTGGTGGAGCGAGACCTGCCCCGCACGGTCGACGCCCTGCATCCGCTGCTGCGCCGCCGTCCGGAGTTCGCGATGCTCAAGGGCCGGTCGAACTACTTGTGTCTGCACCGTCTGCACGAGGGTGTGCCGCAGGACGAGGAGGAGGGCCTCTTCGACCAGTTCGAGGCGGCCGCGCCGACCAGCAAGCTGGGGCAGGATCTGCTGCGGCTGCGCGACTGGTCCGACGAGACCGAGACGGGCGACCGCGACAACCTCACGCCCGGTGTCTCGGACCGGGCCTGGGCTCAGGTGTCCGTGTCGTCCCGCGAGTGCCTGGGGGCCACGAAGTGCGCCTACGGCGCGGAATGCTTCGCCGAGATGGCCCGTGAGCGCGCCAAGCTCGCCGAGGTCGTCGTCACCAACCACGCCCTGCTCGCGATCGACGCGATCGAGGGCGCCCCCGTGCTCCCGCAGCATGAGGTGCTGATCGTCGACGAGGCGCACGAACTGGTCTCCCGGGTCACCGGTGTCGCCACCGGCGAGCTCACTCCGGGCCAGGTCAACCGGGCCGTGCGGCGGGCCGCCAAGCTCGTCAACGAGAAGGCCGCCGACCAGCTCCAGACCGCCGCCGAGGGCTTCGAGCGGCTGATGGAGCTCGCGCTGCCGGGCCGTCTGGAGGAGATCCCTGAGGACCTCGGCTACGCGTTGATGGCGCTGCGGGACGCCTGCCGCACGGTGATCTCCGCGATCGGCGCGACACGCGACAAGTCCGTTCAGGACGAGGACGCGGTCCGCAAGCAGGCGCTGGCCTCGGTGGAGACCGTGCACGACGTGTCGGAGCGGATCACGAACGGCTCGGAGTGGGACGTCGTCTGGTACGAGCGCCACGACCGCTTCGGCGCCTCCCTCCGGGTCGCCCCCATGTCGGTCTCCGGGCTGCTGCGCGAGAAGCTCTTCGCTGACCGTTCGGTCGTCCTGACCTCGGCGACCCTGAAACTGGGCGGCGATTTCAACGGCGTCGGCGCCTCCCTCGGCCTCGCCCCCGAGGGGACGGAGGGAGATGACCTCCCGCAGTGGAAGGGCGTCGACGTCGGCTCGCCTTTCGACTATCCGAAGCAGGGCATCCTGTACGTCGCCAAGCATCTGTCGCGCCCCGCGCGGGACGGCGATCGGGCGGACATGCTGGACGAGTTGACGGAGCTGATCCAGGCGGCCGGGGGCCGCACGCTCGGCCTGTTCTCCTCGATGCGGGCTGCTCAGCTCGCGGCGGAGGAGCTGCGCTCGCGCATTCCCGAGTTCCCGATCCTGCTCCAGGGCGAGGAGACCCTCGGCGAGCTCATCAAGAACTTTGCGGCCGACCCACGGACGTGCCTCTTCGGCACGCTCTCGCTGTGGCAGGGCGTCGATGTGCCGGGCCCGAGCTGCCAGCTCGTCGTCATGGACAAGATCCCGTTCCCGCGCCCCGACGACCCTTTGATGAGCGCCCGCCAGAAGGCGGTGGAGGACGCGGGCGGCAACGGCTTCATGGCTGTCGCCGCGACCCACGCGGCACTGCTCATGGCCCAGGGCGCCGGTCGCCTCGTACGGGCCTCGGGGGACCGTGGCGTGGTCGCCGTACTGGATCAGCGGCTGGCCACGGCGCGGTACGGGAGTTATCTGAAGGCGTCACTGCCTGACTTCTGGTACACGACGGACCGTAACCAGGTGCGCAGGTCGCTGGCGGCGATCGACGCGGCGGCACAGAAGGCGGAAGCGCAGGCCGGCGACGAGTGA
- a CDS encoding GNAT family N-acetyltransferase: MAPNDASTDAGIDPAASVSTDTAPGAHPGGDSEDTLDLRLPEEFFALIAATEEAVIEAGDGGGGGGGGAGTATLTQPATAPPSGDDLLDSVVDWGPIKTAAGMLHLVPVRVERDLPLISRWMNDPAVTAFWELAGPPSVTEEHVRSQLDGDGRSVPCVGVLDGTPMSYWEIYRADLDPLARHYPARPHDTGIHLLIGDVADRGRGLGSALLRAVADCALDRRLACARVIAEPDLRNTPSVAAFLSAGFRFAAEVDLPAKQAALMVRDRALRDLL, translated from the coding sequence GTGGCTCCCAACGACGCGAGCACCGACGCCGGTATCGACCCCGCCGCATCCGTCAGCACAGACACCGCCCCCGGTGCCCACCCCGGCGGAGACAGCGAGGACACGCTGGACCTGCGGCTGCCCGAGGAATTCTTCGCGCTGATCGCGGCGACAGAGGAGGCCGTCATCGAAGCCGGTGACGGGGGAGGGGGCGGTGGCGGGGGCGCGGGTACAGCGACGCTCACCCAGCCGGCCACTGCGCCGCCCTCCGGCGACGACCTCCTCGACAGTGTCGTCGACTGGGGGCCGATCAAGACGGCCGCAGGCATGCTCCACCTCGTCCCCGTGCGTGTTGAACGCGACCTCCCTCTCATCAGCCGCTGGATGAACGACCCCGCCGTCACCGCCTTCTGGGAGCTGGCCGGGCCCCCGAGCGTGACCGAGGAACACGTGCGGTCCCAGCTCGACGGAGACGGGCGCAGTGTGCCGTGCGTGGGCGTACTGGACGGCACGCCGATGAGTTACTGGGAGATCTACCGGGCGGACCTCGACCCGCTGGCCCGCCACTATCCCGCCCGTCCTCATGACACCGGAATCCACCTCCTCATCGGTGATGTCGCCGACCGTGGGCGAGGCCTCGGCTCCGCGCTTTTGCGAGCCGTTGCCGACTGTGCGCTCGACAGGCGGCTCGCCTGCGCACGCGTCATCGCGGAACCCGACCTTCGCAACACCCCTTCCGTCGCCGCTTTTCTGAGCGCCGGTTTCCGGTTCGCCGCAGAGGTCGACCTGCCTGCCAAGCAGGCCGCCCTCATGGTCAGGGACCGGGCCTTGCGCGATCTGCTGTAA
- a CDS encoding IucA/IucC family protein, translating into MEQGDGARVGDASELGCRSGRGDGSAVGAGSQPGAGPAAGSAGTPSSPRRPATDFLQHPDPHTAAQAAVVENLLRCWVREVGLPAPSDGALRIPLPSSGTALITPVHHWSPTGWHRLGLPHLEGAPEHSPPADAVTVAALLTRETSNATECLESTETWDGTESPDTGATAGQGTPPAASDRTDLVARVADSVRRTALFISDRRERPTDGPDLFLSAEQALVLGHPLHPAPKSRECLSDSEVHLYSPELRGSFPLNWIAVAPSVLATDSAWTERGRPVTAPQLTTRLAGPGLPLPDTYAALPLHPWQLREIRNRPDTAAMLDAGLLRDIGPHGAPWHPTSSVRTVHRSGAPAMLKLSLGLRITNSRRENLRKELHRGVEVHRLLRAGLSSHWQTAHPSFDIVRDPAWLAVDGPQGEPVPGLDVMIRHNPFHPAADVSCIAGLVSPRPQPALTNAFSSHRPTSLAWRSRLADLVTRLAARTGRSRGAVSAEWFLRYLEHVVRPVLWLDAEAGIALEAHQQNTLLLLDPDGWPTGGRYRDNQGYYFRESRREELDARLPGIGKHSDTFVSDAVTDERFAYYLAINNVFGLIGAFGSQGLADERLLLAAFRRFLGDVASGPARLRTSLPAHLLDSSTLRCKANLLTRLHGLDELVGPVDTQSVYVTIANPLHSPHF; encoded by the coding sequence GTGGAGCAGGGGGACGGGGCACGGGTGGGGGACGCCTCGGAGCTGGGATGTCGCTCGGGGCGGGGAGACGGCTCGGCGGTCGGCGCCGGCTCGCAGCCGGGGGCCGGCCCTGCGGCAGGGAGCGCGGGCACCCCCAGCTCACCGCGCCGACCAGCCACCGACTTCCTCCAGCACCCCGACCCGCACACCGCGGCCCAGGCTGCCGTCGTGGAGAACCTGCTCCGCTGCTGGGTGCGGGAAGTCGGCCTCCCCGCTCCCTCGGACGGCGCCCTCCGCATCCCCCTCCCCAGCAGCGGCACGGCCCTGATCACACCGGTCCACCACTGGTCCCCGACCGGCTGGCACCGCCTCGGCCTCCCACACCTGGAGGGCGCCCCGGAACACTCCCCACCCGCCGACGCAGTCACGGTCGCGGCGCTGCTCACCCGCGAGACATCGAACGCAACCGAGTGCCTGGAGAGCACGGAAACCTGGGACGGAACCGAAAGCCCCGACACAGGGGCAACGGCCGGCCAAGGAACACCCCCCGCCGCCTCCGACCGCACCGACCTGGTCGCCCGCGTCGCCGACTCGGTCCGCCGGACCGCCCTGTTCATCAGCGACCGCCGGGAACGGCCGACCGACGGCCCCGACCTCTTCCTCAGCGCCGAACAGGCACTCGTCCTCGGACACCCCCTGCACCCCGCCCCGAAGAGCCGAGAATGCCTCTCCGACTCCGAAGTGCACCTCTATTCACCCGAATTGCGCGGCTCCTTTCCCCTCAACTGGATCGCCGTAGCTCCCTCTGTCCTCGCCACCGACTCCGCCTGGACCGAACGCGGCCGGCCTGTCACAGCGCCCCAGCTCACGACCCGACTCGCCGGACCCGGGCTCCCACTGCCCGACACCTACGCGGCCCTGCCCCTGCACCCCTGGCAACTCCGCGAGATCCGCAACCGCCCCGACACCGCCGCCATGCTCGACGCCGGACTGCTCCGGGACATTGGTCCTCACGGCGCCCCTTGGCACCCCACCTCCTCCGTACGCACCGTCCACCGGTCCGGCGCCCCCGCCATGCTCAAGCTCTCGTTGGGCCTGCGCATCACCAACTCCCGTCGTGAAAACCTCCGCAAGGAACTGCACCGCGGCGTCGAGGTCCACCGCCTGCTGCGCGCCGGCCTGTCCAGTCACTGGCAGACCGCGCACCCCAGCTTCGACATCGTCCGCGACCCCGCCTGGCTCGCCGTCGACGGACCACAGGGTGAGCCGGTCCCCGGGCTGGATGTGATGATCAGGCACAACCCCTTCCATCCAGCCGCCGATGTCTCCTGCATCGCCGGACTCGTCTCCCCACGACCGCAGCCCGCGCTGACGAACGCCTTCAGCAGCCACCGACCGACCTCGTTGGCCTGGCGGTCCCGCCTGGCAGACCTCGTCACCCGCCTCGCCGCACGCACCGGCCGTTCCCGAGGAGCCGTGTCCGCCGAGTGGTTCCTGCGCTACCTCGAACACGTGGTCCGCCCGGTGCTCTGGCTGGACGCCGAGGCAGGCATCGCCCTGGAGGCGCACCAGCAGAACACCCTGCTCCTGCTGGACCCGGACGGTTGGCCCACCGGCGGCCGCTACCGCGACAACCAGGGCTACTACTTCCGCGAGTCCCGCCGTGAGGAACTCGACGCCCGACTGCCCGGCATCGGCAAGCACAGCGACACCTTCGTCTCCGACGCAGTAACGGACGAGCGCTTCGCCTACTACCTCGCCATCAACAACGTGTTCGGCCTCATCGGCGCGTTCGGCTCCCAAGGCCTCGCCGACGAGCGACTGCTGCTTGCCGCCTTCCGTCGATTCCTCGGCGACGTGGCCTCCGGCCCCGCACGCCTGCGCACCTCGCTTCCCGCCCACCTGCTCGACTCATCCACATTGCGCTGCAAAGCGAACCTCCTGACCCGCCTGCACGGCCTGGACGAACTCGTCGGCCCGGTCGACACCCAGTCCGTCTACGTCACCATCGCCAACCCCCTGCACTCCCCGCATTTCTGA
- a CDS encoding diaminobutyrate--2-oxoglutarate transaminase family protein — MGGWRLGGRAGGSGERSSWHEGILRRQSARESAARTYARALPIVPVRARGMTIEGADGRRYLDCLSGAGTLALGHNHPVVLEAIRKVLDSGAPLHVLDLATPVKDAFTTELFRTLPPGLADHARVRFCGPAGTDAVEAAFKLVRTATGRGGLLTFTGAYHGMITGACAASSNAADVHLPHPQDHRCPFGVADARGAELAARWTESVLDDPKPGVPHPAGMILEPIQGEGGVIPAPDAWLRRMRQLTADRSIPLIVDEIQTGVGRTGAFWAVEHSGVTPDVMVLSKAIGGSLPLAVVVYHEDLDAWEPGAHAGTFRGNQLAMAAGTATLAYVRENGLAERARHLGARMLTELRALAAEFTCVGDVRGRGLMIGVELVDPEEGPTPKQHPEPAQDPTRTEATRGARPPAPELAAAVQRECLRRGLIVELGGRHNSVVRLLPPLTISDEQAAAVLDRLTDAVHTAAQSHTETRPRR; from the coding sequence CTGGGCGGGTGGAGGCTCGGAGGGCGCGCGGGCGGTTCGGGTGAGCGCTCCTCCTGGCACGAAGGGATTCTGCGGCGGCAGTCGGCGCGCGAATCGGCGGCGCGCACCTACGCGCGTGCCCTGCCGATCGTGCCGGTACGGGCGCGCGGGATGACGATCGAGGGGGCGGACGGGCGCCGGTACCTGGACTGCCTCTCCGGCGCCGGAACCCTGGCCCTCGGCCACAACCATCCCGTCGTCCTGGAGGCGATCCGCAAGGTCCTGGACTCCGGTGCTCCGCTGCACGTCCTCGATCTCGCGACCCCGGTGAAGGACGCCTTCACCACCGAACTGTTCCGCACGCTGCCGCCCGGACTCGCCGACCACGCACGCGTGCGGTTCTGCGGACCCGCCGGAACTGACGCCGTGGAGGCCGCGTTCAAGCTGGTCCGCACTGCCACCGGCCGAGGCGGCCTGCTCACCTTCACCGGCGCCTACCACGGCATGATCACCGGCGCCTGCGCAGCTTCCAGCAACGCCGCCGACGTCCACCTGCCCCACCCTCAGGACCACCGTTGCCCGTTCGGCGTCGCCGACGCCCGCGGAGCCGAACTCGCCGCCCGCTGGACCGAATCCGTCCTCGACGACCCCAAGCCGGGGGTACCGCATCCCGCCGGGATGATCCTCGAACCCATACAGGGCGAGGGAGGAGTGATCCCCGCCCCCGACGCCTGGCTGCGCCGCATGCGGCAGCTCACCGCCGACCGCTCCATCCCACTGATCGTCGACGAGATCCAGACCGGCGTCGGACGCACCGGCGCCTTCTGGGCGGTGGAGCACAGCGGAGTCACCCCGGATGTGATGGTCCTCTCGAAGGCCATTGGCGGCAGCCTTCCGCTGGCCGTCGTGGTCTACCACGAGGACCTCGACGCCTGGGAACCCGGCGCCCACGCTGGCACCTTCCGCGGCAACCAACTCGCCATGGCCGCGGGCACGGCAACCCTCGCCTACGTCCGCGAGAACGGCCTGGCCGAACGCGCCCGACACCTCGGCGCCCGCATGCTCACCGAACTCCGGGCCCTGGCAGCCGAGTTCACCTGCGTCGGCGATGTCCGGGGCAGGGGCCTGATGATCGGGGTCGAGCTGGTGGACCCGGAGGAGGGGCCAACGCCGAAACAGCACCCGGAGCCGGCCCAGGATCCCACGCGGACGGAGGCAACCCGCGGTGCGCGCCCGCCGGCCCCCGAACTCGCCGCCGCCGTCCAACGGGAGTGTCTGCGACGCGGCCTGATCGTCGAACTCGGCGGCCGTCACAACAGCGTCGTACGGCTCCTCCCACCCCTGACGATCAGCGACGAGCAGGCAGCCGCGGTCCTCGACCGCCTCACCGACGCCGTCCACACGGCCGCCCAGTCCCACACCGAGACCCGGCCCCGCCGCTGA
- a CDS encoding trypsin-like serine peptidase: MRSIRPSFTTRRGRSARRRTSPLPAAVALAAALALTATACDSGDEATDGGSSATAAAGDDKISIPDDIKDRLKEHGIDIDKWKDGAWKNWNKDDWLREAEDFVNPIIEDLWDPDRMREAEEPDQGVDDSDLSGDQGVTDPTPAPVDAQAVPAKYHDAAPTAGKVFFDSPEGTMVCSATVVADPANPGKSNMVWTAGHCVHAGKSGGWYRNIAFVPSYNNDAMETAELEGATREQVAPYGVWWGDWVQTSDQWIEQGGATGGDGASYDFAVIHVTPEEGSGGKSLEEMVGSALPVDFNAPAVPKVDSITATGYPAAPPFDGQKMYQCQDKPGRLSLNKADPTMYRIGCTMTGGSSGGGWVATGSNGKPALVSNTSIGPVESGWLAGPRLGEEAKGVFDEVSGKFAGQ; the protein is encoded by the coding sequence ATGCGATCGATACGGCCGTCGTTCACCACTCGCCGAGGGAGGAGCGCGCGGCGCAGAACCTCCCCCCTGCCCGCCGCCGTCGCCCTTGCCGCGGCCCTCGCGCTCACCGCCACCGCCTGTGATTCGGGCGACGAGGCCACCGACGGCGGCTCCTCCGCGACCGCCGCCGCAGGTGACGACAAGATCTCGATCCCGGACGACATCAAGGACCGGCTCAAGGAGCACGGGATCGACATCGACAAGTGGAAGGACGGCGCCTGGAAGAACTGGAACAAGGACGACTGGCTGCGCGAGGCCGAGGACTTCGTCAACCCGATCATCGAGGACCTGTGGGACCCGGACCGGATGCGCGAGGCCGAGGAGCCGGACCAGGGTGTCGACGACAGCGACCTCTCCGGTGACCAGGGTGTGACCGACCCGACGCCCGCTCCGGTGGACGCGCAGGCCGTTCCGGCTAAGTACCACGACGCCGCGCCGACGGCGGGCAAGGTGTTCTTCGACTCGCCCGAGGGCACGATGGTGTGCTCGGCGACGGTCGTAGCGGACCCGGCCAACCCCGGTAAGTCCAACATGGTGTGGACGGCCGGCCACTGTGTGCACGCGGGCAAGAGCGGCGGCTGGTACCGGAACATCGCGTTCGTGCCGTCGTACAACAACGACGCCATGGAGACGGCGGAGTTGGAGGGTGCCACGCGCGAGCAGGTCGCTCCGTACGGGGTCTGGTGGGGTGACTGGGTGCAGACCTCGGACCAGTGGATCGAGCAGGGCGGTGCGACCGGCGGTGACGGCGCCTCGTACGACTTCGCCGTCATTCATGTGACGCCGGAGGAGGGCAGCGGCGGGAAGTCGCTGGAGGAGATGGTCGGTTCGGCGCTGCCGGTGGACTTCAACGCCCCGGCCGTGCCGAAGGTGGACAGCATCACCGCGACCGGTTACCCGGCGGCGCCGCCGTTCGACGGGCAGAAGATGTACCAGTGCCAGGACAAGCCGGGCCGTCTGTCGCTGAACAAGGCGGATCCGACGATGTACCGGATCGGCTGCACGATGACCGGCGGTTCGTCGGGCGGTGGCTGGGTCGCTACCGGTTCGAACGGCAAGCCGGCGCTGGTGTCCAACACCTCGATCGGGCCGGTGGAGTCGGGCTGGTTGGCCGGGCCGCGGCTCGGTGAGGAAGCCAAGGGTGTGTTCGACGAGGTCAGCGGGAAGTTCGCCGGCCAGTGA
- a CDS encoding trypsin-like serine peptidase produces the protein MRSTRSRLAATALLAAVALTATACGGSGDDEASDKPSASQAADQGKAEVPAGIADKLKEHGIDVDAWADGGWQDWDKDKWLSEAKDFVNPVIEGLWKPERMQSAKEADKTISTKDASADQGVSDPEPAPVEATAEKTPYHQNAAPVGKVFFDSPDGPAVCSGTVVKDVNHPGKSNLVWTAGHCVHAGGEGGWYRNIVFVPAYNDLGKSEADLSNADSTEIAPYGNWWADWASTSNEWIQGGSSTGGAGAAYDYSVLHVKPEQGAKSLEETVGAALDVDFSAPSATESGTMGAWGYPAAPPYNGLKMFKCLDQPGRLSLSPTLPTMYRIGCTMTGGSSGGGWFRVVDGETKLVSNTSIGPEDNTWLAGPQLGKGAEALYQNMSKTYGGQ, from the coding sequence ATGCGTTCCACACGTTCCCGCCTCGCCGCCACCGCGCTTCTCGCGGCCGTGGCACTGACCGCGACCGCGTGCGGCGGTTCCGGCGACGACGAGGCGAGTGACAAGCCCAGCGCTTCCCAGGCGGCCGATCAGGGCAAGGCCGAGGTTCCCGCGGGCATCGCCGACAAGCTGAAGGAGCACGGCATCGACGTCGATGCCTGGGCCGACGGCGGCTGGCAGGACTGGGACAAGGACAAGTGGCTCAGTGAGGCCAAGGACTTCGTCAACCCGGTGATCGAGGGTCTGTGGAAGCCGGAGCGGATGCAGTCCGCGAAGGAGGCCGACAAGACCATCTCCACCAAGGACGCCTCCGCCGACCAGGGCGTCAGCGACCCGGAGCCCGCGCCCGTGGAGGCGACGGCCGAGAAGACGCCGTACCACCAGAACGCGGCGCCCGTCGGCAAGGTGTTCTTCGACTCCCCGGACGGTCCCGCGGTCTGTTCCGGCACGGTGGTCAAGGACGTCAACCACCCCGGCAAGTCCAACCTGGTCTGGACGGCCGGCCACTGTGTGCACGCGGGCGGTGAGGGCGGCTGGTACCGCAACATCGTCTTCGTCCCGGCCTACAACGACCTCGGCAAGTCCGAGGCGGACCTGAGCAACGCCGACTCCACCGAGATCGCCCCCTACGGCAACTGGTGGGCGGACTGGGCCTCCACGTCGAACGAGTGGATCCAGGGCGGCTCGTCCACGGGCGGCGCGGGTGCGGCGTACGACTACTCGGTGCTGCATGTGAAGCCGGAGCAGGGCGCGAAGTCGCTGGAGGAGACCGTCGGGGCCGCGCTGGACGTGGACTTCTCGGCGCCGTCCGCGACCGAGTCCGGCACGATGGGCGCCTGGGGCTACCCGGCGGCGCCGCCGTACAACGGTCTGAAGATGTTCAAGTGCCTCGACCAGCCGGGCCGTCTGTCGCTGAGCCCGACGCTGCCGACGATGTACCGGATCGGCTGCACGATGACCGGTGGCTCGTCCGGCGGTGGCTGGTTCCGGGTGGTGGACGGCGAGACCAAGCTGGTGTCGAACACCTCGATCGGTCCCGAGGACAACACCTGGCTGGCGGGCCCGCAGCTCGGCAAGGGCGCCGAGGCGCTGTACCAGAACATGAGCAAGACCTACGGCGGTCAGTGA